In Methylotenera sp. L2L1, the following proteins share a genomic window:
- a CDS encoding response regulator: protein MAKTILAVDDSGSLRQMVAFSLKAAGYDVVQAVDGQDGLNKAKEKTVDLVLTDQNMPIMDGLTLIKNLRELGSYQKVPILMLTTESSDEMKAKGKAAGANGWLVKPFDPKRLIEVVQKVIGS, encoded by the coding sequence ATGGCAAAAACAATATTAGCAGTTGATGATTCAGGATCTCTGCGCCAAATGGTGGCATTTAGTCTGAAGGCTGCAGGTTATGATGTGGTTCAGGCTGTGGATGGACAGGATGGTCTCAACAAAGCTAAAGAGAAAACTGTAGATCTAGTGTTAACCGATCAGAATATGCCAATTATGGATGGTTTAACATTAATTAAAAATTTAAGAGAATTAGGCTCGTATCAGAAAGTGCCAATTTTGATGTTAACAACTGAGTCTAGTGATGAAATGAAAGCAAAAGGTAAGGCTGCTGGTGCTAATGGTTGGTTAGTTAAGCCATTTGATCCTAAACGTTTGATTGAAGTTGTACAAAAAGTGATTGGTTCATAA
- the cheA gene encoding chemotaxis protein CheA: MTIDMSQFYEVFFDEAEELLAEAERLLLGINIANPDNEELNAIFRAAHSIKGGAATFGFMDMTEITHVLENLLDKIRKNEMALTAEHVDAFLAAKDVLKMELDGHRLATEVDEEQVADVKMMLKLLSEAGAAPAPAAVAAAPTVEVAEPVVTETVQNVTPDGMSCFNIVMPDITEKDVENLQEELGLLGEAAVSKQADGHFVITLTTDSSQADIVSICSFIVDADDLVITLKSDTQPIIAPTVEAAKPAVVETAEVKPVEATSGTSTKVLVHEEVGYGLFEEDGKEKQEEGYGFFAPFQPHPDAVKANLIGDDTALTLANSGTTAAQFAAKTEVTAGSTAAQDAERRNLGRRESDKAPASAEASSIRVGVEKVDQLINLVGELVITQAMIEQRISMLDPVHNEALINSVGQLTRNTRDLQESVMSIRMMPMDFVFSRFPRMVRDLAAKLNKKVDFVTVGATTELDKGLIERIVDPLTHLVRNSVDHGIEIPENRRKAGKSESGTLTLSAAHKGGSIVIEVTDDGAGLNRDRILAKAQSNGLPVSENMTDGEVFSLIFAPGFSTAEVVTDVSGRGVGMDVVKRNITAMGGAVEIRSALGFGTTISISLPLTLAILDGMSVSLGQSVYVIPLNLIVETLQPRAEDIKTVTGEGRMVHVRGEYLPIIALHSLFNHATDITDPTQGVLVLLESDGKKSALFVDRLVGQQQVVIKSLETNFKKIPGVSGATIMGDGSVALILDVAALIQMGQTTNYITGAASFSNQNNPHMQSNA; this comes from the coding sequence ATGACAATTGATATGAGTCAGTTTTATGAGGTCTTCTTTGATGAGGCTGAAGAGCTGTTGGCAGAGGCCGAGCGTTTGCTCTTAGGCATTAACATTGCGAATCCTGATAATGAAGAATTAAACGCAATTTTCCGGGCAGCCCACTCAATTAAGGGCGGGGCTGCTACTTTCGGTTTTATGGATATGACCGAAATTACGCATGTGCTTGAAAATTTGTTAGATAAGATTCGTAAGAATGAAATGGCTCTTACTGCTGAACATGTGGATGCATTCCTTGCAGCTAAAGACGTGCTCAAAATGGAACTGGATGGGCATCGGTTAGCCACAGAAGTGGATGAAGAGCAAGTGGCTGACGTAAAGATGATGTTAAAGTTACTTTCAGAAGCAGGCGCCGCTCCGGCACCAGCCGCAGTTGCTGCAGCCCCTACTGTCGAAGTTGCAGAGCCAGTTGTGACAGAAACCGTACAAAATGTAACGCCTGATGGAATGAGTTGTTTTAATATTGTGATGCCAGATATCACAGAAAAAGACGTTGAGAACCTACAAGAGGAGTTGGGTCTTTTAGGTGAGGCTGCAGTGAGCAAGCAAGCCGACGGACATTTTGTAATTACCCTCACAACCGACTCATCCCAAGCTGATATTGTTTCCATCTGTTCGTTCATTGTAGATGCGGACGATTTAGTCATCACATTAAAATCAGACACACAGCCTATCATTGCACCTACTGTTGAGGCTGCAAAGCCTGCAGTTGTCGAAACAGCAGAAGTTAAACCTGTTGAGGCTACTAGTGGGACAAGCACCAAAGTTTTAGTGCACGAAGAAGTGGGTTATGGTCTTTTTGAAGAGGATGGTAAAGAGAAGCAAGAAGAAGGTTATGGGTTCTTTGCACCGTTCCAACCTCACCCTGATGCTGTAAAAGCAAACCTAATTGGTGATGATACAGCACTCACTCTTGCAAACAGCGGAACTACTGCTGCACAATTTGCAGCCAAAACAGAAGTGACAGCAGGAAGTACGGCAGCACAAGATGCTGAACGCAGAAACCTTGGGCGTAGAGAGTCAGACAAGGCACCAGCTAGCGCTGAAGCATCTTCAATTCGTGTTGGTGTTGAAAAGGTCGATCAGTTGATTAATCTTGTTGGTGAGTTGGTCATTACACAAGCAATGATTGAGCAACGCATTAGCATGCTAGACCCAGTGCATAATGAAGCGCTAATTAATAGCGTTGGACAATTGACACGTAATACACGTGATTTGCAAGAGTCAGTGATGTCAATTCGCATGATGCCGATGGACTTTGTGTTTTCACGCTTTCCTCGGATGGTGCGTGATTTAGCCGCTAAATTAAATAAAAAAGTGGACTTTGTTACTGTGGGGGCTACGACAGAGCTGGATAAAGGCTTGATTGAACGTATTGTTGACCCGCTTACACATTTGGTGCGGAACAGTGTAGACCATGGCATTGAGATTCCGGAAAATCGTAGAAAAGCTGGTAAGAGCGAATCTGGCACACTCACGCTGTCTGCTGCCCATAAAGGCGGCAGTATCGTTATTGAGGTAACTGATGATGGTGCAGGTTTAAATCGAGACAGAATTCTTGCTAAAGCACAGTCAAACGGTTTGCCTGTCAGTGAGAATATGACAGATGGTGAAGTTTTTTCACTGATTTTTGCCCCAGGTTTCTCTACAGCAGAGGTAGTCACTGATGTCTCTGGTCGTGGTGTGGGTATGGATGTAGTTAAAAGAAATATTACCGCAATGGGCGGAGCTGTTGAAATTCGCTCTGCACTTGGTTTTGGCACCACAATTTCCATTTCACTTCCGTTAACCCTTGCAATTCTGGATGGTATGTCAGTATCACTAGGCCAAAGTGTCTATGTTATTCCGTTAAACCTGATTGTTGAAACGTTGCAGCCTCGTGCGGAAGATATTAAAACCGTCACAGGTGAGGGGCGTATGGTGCATGTGCGCGGAGAGTATTTGCCAATTATTGCGCTACATAGTTTGTTTAATCACGCCACAGATATCACGGATCCAACGCAAGGGGTCTTGGTGTTGTTGGAGTCTGATGGTAAAAAATCAGCTTTGTTTGTTGATCGCTTGGTCGGTCAGCAACAGGTCGTTATTAAGAGTTTAGAGACAAACTTTAAAAAGATCCCTGGCGTATCTGGCGCGACTATCATGGGTGATGGCTCAGTCGCTTTAATTTTAGATGTGGCTGCGCTGATACAAATGGGGCAGACCACCAACTATATTACAGGCGCAGCCTCATTTTCTAACCAAAATAATCCGCATATGCAAAGCAATGCGTAA
- a CDS encoding chemotaxis protein CheW yields MSTDNVMSNSSSKAKSAEGEYLTFVLGAEEYGLEILKVQEIRGYDAVTQIANTPEFIKGVVNLRGKIVPIVDLRIKFNLGKIEYNEFTVVIILNLHGRVVGIVVDGVSDVIALKEEQIRDVPSLVTSIDTKYIVGLATLEQRMLILVDIEQLMTSQEMALVDAVAA; encoded by the coding sequence ATGAGTACAGATAATGTAATGAGCAATTCAAGTTCAAAAGCTAAAAGTGCAGAGGGTGAATACCTTACCTTTGTTTTGGGCGCTGAAGAGTATGGGTTAGAGATTCTTAAAGTACAGGAAATTCGCGGATATGACGCGGTGACTCAAATTGCTAATACCCCAGAATTTATTAAAGGTGTTGTAAATTTACGCGGAAAAATTGTACCGATTGTGGATTTACGTATTAAGTTTAATTTAGGAAAAATCGAGTACAACGAATTTACCGTTGTCATTATTCTTAACTTACACGGCCGTGTAGTAGGTATTGTGGTGGATGGCGTTTCAGATGTGATTGCGTTGAAAGAAGAGCAAATCCGTGATGTGCCATCATTGGTGACTAGCATTGATACTAAATACATTGTAGGTTTAGCCACTTTGGAACAAAGAATGCTGATTTTAGTAGATATTGAACAGTTAATGACGAGTCAGGAAATGGCTTTAGTAGACGCTGTAGCAGCTTAA